GTTCTCCGCAATCAGCGCGTTAAAGGTCGGCGCGACGAGTCCGATACTGAGACCGAGAATGGCCCTGAATACGAGAATCCACCCGACCGAGTTCACGAAGGACGGTCCGATGCCGCCGACGATATACACGACGAGACCGAAGATCAGGATGCTTTTCCGCGAAAATCTCCCCGATAAATAAGGGACCGCGAATAACGTCGGCAAAATAAAGATAGACGATAACGTCACGACCCACTGAATGAGCAGCGGATCGGTACCCGGAAAATCGGACATCAGCAGCTTGACCGCCGGCGCCGCGAGCATCGGGGCGAACGAGGCGGTAACCGCCAGACTTAACAATGCGATGCGAAAGCTTAATTTCATTTTGAGTTCATACCTCCTCCAGCAATCCTTTTATTCGGCCGCTCGCCCGTCAGATTTCGATTAGCTTCAACCTTTTTATGCACCCCTTTGTCCTTGATTGGCACAAGAATAGCACGTTTGATCGACAAAGTAAACATTATATATTTAAAATGTCTATTTTGATTATATCGTTTATTTCGTTAGGAAGGTTGTGTATAATAAACAAAGCGGCATTTTCGAAGGAGGAATCGGACATGAACGCCCGGCAAGAAAACAGTCAACTGCTCACGAAAACGAAATTGCTTAAGCGGCTTAATCCCTACGTGATGAAGGACGGGTTCCAGAGCCTGCGCATGGACGATATCGCCAAATATATGGATGTCAGCCGGGCGACGATGTACAAATATTTTTCGTCGAAAGAGGAAGTCGTCGAGGGAATCGTCGGCCTTTACGAGGATTATATAAAGGAGCTTGTCCTGCAGCCTGCCGGCCGGGACGATCTGGCTATCGGCGAGCGGTTTCTGAAGCTGTTCGAGCAGTCGATCCTGCTCGTTGGCAATATGACGGATGTCTTTCAAAAGGATTTGCAGGCCGCCTATCCCGATCTCCACGAACGGCTGATGGAGGCGCTGCACGGGCGCGACCAGGAAGCGGCGGCCTTTTACC
This genomic window from Paenibacillus humicola contains:
- a CDS encoding TetR/AcrR family transcriptional regulator codes for the protein MNARQENSQLLTKTKLLKRLNPYVMKDGFQSLRMDDIAKYMDVSRATMYKYFSSKEEVVEGIVGLYEDYIKELVLQPAGRDDLAIGERFLKLFEQSILLVGNMTDVFQKDLQAAYPDLHERLMEALHGRDQEAAAFYREGIDSGYFNPVNEKLIVLQDNLLLREIVDAKYLLLNGVSLEQILHDYFSFKKTLLFKPEHMAAIDDARIEPVIDYIVKKFNRML